A genomic segment from Tolypothrix sp. NIES-4075 encodes:
- a CDS encoding PDDEXK nuclease domain-containing protein: MSNPISDNYRHLLMEIKQRIRSAQYEALKAVNREMINLYWDIGQIIVTQQQGASWGKSVVEQLAKDLQAEFPGISGFSAANLWRMRLFYESYVNNEKLAPMVREIGWSHNLVIVEKCKDDLEREFYIRMTRKFGWTKNVLIHQIENQTYEKTLLNQTNFDKTVPAEIRKQLKLAVKDEYTFDFLELADEHSERQLEQAILARVEPFLQEMGGRFTFVGSQYRLEVGDKEFFIDLLLYHRQLKCLVAIELKTGEFLPEYVGKMQFYLAALDDLSRFPDENLSIGIILCKSKDKTIVEYALRESNKPIGIATYKLFSTLPQELKNQLPAPEQVAKLLEGVD, from the coding sequence ATGAGTAACCCTATTTCAGATAATTACAGACATTTGCTAATGGAAATAAAACAGCGTATTCGTTCAGCTCAGTACGAAGCACTAAAAGCAGTTAATCGGGAAATGATTAACCTTTACTGGGATATTGGGCAGATAATTGTTACTCAACAACAGGGCGCTAGTTGGGGAAAATCCGTAGTAGAACAGTTAGCAAAAGACTTACAAGCAGAGTTTCCAGGAATTAGCGGATTTTCTGCTGCTAACCTCTGGCGGATGAGGCTTTTTTATGAATCTTATGTCAACAATGAAAAACTCGCACCAATGGTGCGAGAAATTGGATGGAGTCACAATCTGGTCATTGTAGAAAAGTGCAAAGATGACCTAGAACGGGAATTTTATATCAGAATGACTCGTAAATTTGGCTGGACAAAGAATGTTTTGATTCACCAAATTGAAAATCAAACCTATGAAAAGACTCTGTTGAATCAGACTAACTTTGATAAAACTGTTCCAGCAGAGATTCGTAAACAATTAAAACTAGCTGTCAAAGATGAATATACTTTTGATTTCTTAGAACTAGCAGATGAACACAGTGAACGACAGCTAGAACAGGCGATTTTGGCAAGAGTTGAACCATTCTTGCAAGAAATGGGTGGGCGGTTTACTTTTGTTGGCAGTCAGTATCGCTTAGAAGTTGGCGATAAAGAATTTTTTATTGACCTGTTGCTGTATCACCGCCAATTAAAATGTCTAGTTGCGATTGAGTTAAAAACTGGAGAGTTCCTACCTGAGTATGTGGGAAAAATGCAATTTTATCTGGCGGCTTTAGATGATTTATCTCGATTCCCAGACGAAAATCTTTCAATCGGAATTATTCTTTGCAAATCCAAGGATAAAACGATTGTTGAGTATGCACTGAGAGAATCGAATAAACCAATTGGTATAGCAACTTATAAACTGTTTTCTACGTTGCCTCAAGAATTAAAAAATCAGCTTCCGGCTCCAGAGCAAGTTGCCAAGTTGCTAGAAGGCGTGGATTAA